The sequence below is a genomic window from Monodelphis domestica isolate mMonDom1 chromosome 2, mMonDom1.pri, whole genome shotgun sequence.
cacttcacccatccctctgctcagcagcccaatgggagctcttttttcttcccttgtgAGGGGTAAGGGAGGAGAAGGGCACATGGGGTACTCAGTGGCAGGAGGGCTCTGGGCCTGGTGGGGTGGGTGGGGCAGGGTCTGGCACTTTGTCTtcaaaaagttcaccatcactgctctatgaCCTTTCTCTGAGAACCAGACTACCTAAATGGCTAAATGAGACTGATCCTCAGAGGAAATCTGTAGAGTTCATTACCAACTTTTTTCTATCTAGAAGTTTAGCCAAGAAGTGACATTTTTCTTGGGCACAACTCATGAAATATGGAGGTCTCATTAAATGAGTTAGTGGAAGGAGTATCCATATTAACATAATTTATGTATCTTACAGAGCATCAAAATAATGAGTCCCATTGGACTATTATTTTAAGCAAAATTTTAAGAGTATAAATTTGTTACTTTGGAGCTGCCCTTTTCAACTACAAGTTGAGTACTTTTAGTATCTAGTGCAGCTTACTACGCCTAAACggatcttccttttccctcctccttggTTTGATCTATTTGGGAATTATCTCTTAAAGAAAGAAGTTCTGAAAATCCTTGGTCTCCTAGGGCTATGTACTTTGACAAAGTCCAGAGTGAAATATTTACTTTTAAGTTCTTACACAGCATCTAAACACAAACAATAATATATTGGGGACTATTAATaggtatatttttattatcttgtcTTAATTATTTGAACTATTTTGGTCAATATTCACTATTTACTTGAGAAAATCTGGTTAAGTCAATATTCATTTGAATAATATGCAATCTTTCATCATGCTCCTTTTTAGCTGAATGTTTAAATAATTCCtttgacatttcattttcttttttttttagatgatcTTATAATGTCTTTCACTGTGTCCATGGCCATTGGACTTGTTATTGGAGGTATCATCTGGGCACTGCTTGTTTGTCTGTCCAGACGAAGAGCTAGTGCCCCTATCTCCAGATGGAGTTCAAGCCGTCGTTCCAGACCTTATTCCCACAGTCTCAACAGGACTGGATTTTATCGTCACAGTGGCTGTGAACGTCGCAGCAACCTCAGCTTGGCCAGTCTCACTTTCCAGCGGCAAGCTTCTTTGGAACAAGCCAATTCCTTTCCTAGGAAATCAAGCTTCCGGGCATCTACCTTTCATCCTTTCTTACAGTGTCCTCCACTACCTGTAGAAACTGATAGTCAACTAATGACTCTTCCTTCCACCAATACCTCCCCAATCATCAATACCACCCACAGTTTGAGCCGTCCTGACTTTCATTGGTCTAACAACAGTCTTCGTGTTGGTCTTTCAACTCAAACTCCTCCACCAGCTTATGAGTCTATTATAAAGGCATTCCCAGATTCTTAAATAGGaggttatttctgcttttttttttcaaaagaggtaataacaataaattaaataaagttgAGTGAGAAGTGCAGTCAAGATGATTAGAGAGTGTTCAGGGCAGTGCCATGCTGGTAATGTTGGAAGTTAATGCACTgtgtttggtttgtacaaaaaattgCCTTTGTATCACAAAAAGTTCATGTTCTACTATGTAAGTTTTGTATTATGAGGCTTTTAGAATAGAGGAATGGGTCTGTTGAAATATTGTATATTCCCTTTAAtgctgttttgttgttttttaaacataagtgatgaattaatatttttaagattcttttgttttgtcccatttcattataggaaaaatattatttaaatccCCTTCCCTCCATAAcataaagaaattttttctttttttttgaaagagaaaagtCCCTTCATTTTGACATGAAATCACATTGCCAAACACCTTTAAGTCATCTAGTGGTTTTAAAATTGTGTTAAAAAGAGAATGATTTGCATATAAAAAGAGATCATAGGAAAATAATCATAAGAAGATGCTAGAGCAACTTCCTATGACTTTTtctcattataattatttttgtcaatAAGGTTACTATATAGGTCTCATacttggaaggaagggagggaaacaagcatttatacagtgctacTGTATGCCAGGAACTACGGTAAGCAAGTTTTACAAATACTGTATCATTTACTCCTCactacaaccctgggaggtaggtgctattattatttccaatttataattAAGGATACTTGAGGGTCAGAGAACTAGCAATtttatgaggtcagatttgtacttagatattcctgactccagtcccagtatGTATCCAATGCTCCAGCAGCTGTCCTAGATTTACTAAATAGGATGTCAGAACTTTCATTGTTATCactgtctttcattttttattgttatgaCTAGAAAACAATAAAAGCTATATTTTGTAGCAAGAAAGgaataaattttataataaaactacATGGCCTTAGAGGACAAGATATTCTTATGTTAATGTTTATATCTGATTTATATCTCAGAgaaactaaatatatatttctatcaatttcttttttctttgtatttaaggTGGAATAGTTGATTAAAGGAAAATCCcatcctttataaaaaaaaatttggcttTTGTTTCAAAGAAGTTATTCTTATTTAAGCAATATGAACTGCTGAGTACaaaatctccttttatttttttgcttattgATAAAGTATATTAAATGGCCTGGGGTATGTACATAGAGTATATGGATCTATGTCATTTAAGGGGGTCTATTTTTTTGGACCGTCCTCCTTAAAAACACCTCTCTAGCTGCTGGAAAATATAATTGTTTCAAATTTCTGCTGATGCTCTGGCCTTTGTCAGGCAATGGggtcaattattttaaatgagttcCATAGTTAGGTTCAGTTATGGTGAAATTGCAGTTTatattttggaataaaaattgtacattttatagaggaaaaatctttcatttttgtttccaatAGTGAGTGGTGCCATTAATAATAGCTAAATATAggtctaaattttatttttttaattcattttgacaTTCTGGCTAAGCTCTACTTGATAATTTAAATAAgacttctttttgcctttttattattttagtgaaattgtttttttctgaatgttGCCTTTCAGATATGCGCCATTTAATGctatattatctttttaaaactttatggCAATCAGATTACTAATGAGGAATTTTTTTAGATGAAACTTTTATCAACctaaatgagattttttaaaaagctttatatttataaaaatgtctatttttaattgtatgaGGAATACAGAATTGTTTCTTTTAATCTGAAATTGatgttcagaattttttttaaagcttactaTTAGGGAAAAAAGACTAAAACTTTCCAATGCATTTCACAACTTGGTAGATAGGATCCGTTCAAATATGATCATAACCTCCATTAAAAGATTATTTGGTAAAGATGGTAGAGATTATGGAATGTGGGGGAAAAAACTCAAtagaaaatcttttctttttctataaacttTTTCTGTGGGTGAACATTTGCCTGAACTAATTTCAACTTTAGTTCATAGTTTACTTACATGATGCATGGAATTATTTTGGAATTACTTGGCAACAACTATAatgaaatttacttttttaaaaagtcagaaggTATCTATCACTAAAATAATTATGgatatttttcagaaaaaaatctttctactGAGGAAAGTTGGCACATTCTCCCCAATTACACATATGAGTTAATTGTCAGATAATTGTTGGACaattattcttttccattttcttttgtcagTGTATCTAAAACTAAAGTAAATGTTTCTAAAAACCAATTGGCATAGCCaaaaaatcaacatttattatatctcaaTGAATAACTTTTATCATttagaatgttttaaaaagacaCATATCTGCTTTGTACTTATTTGAATGATATGCAAAgattcagtcaatcaatcaacaagcatttgataAACACCTATTATGTTTTATGAATTCCATTAGGCATGGAACTATAAAGACAAATACAAAACTTcacagagcttatattctatcagagGAAGCATATAAAATGTGAGAATggtaactaggtggtgcagtagacagagtgccaggaCTGCAGTGTAGAAGACATCttcctggccttagacacttcatagctgtgggaccctaggccagtcacttaaccttctttgccttagattcttaatatgtaaaatgagttggggaaggaagTGGCAAGCCAATCTAGTGTCTTCTCAAAAAATTCTCAAATTGATTCATAAAGACTCAGCcaattaaaaaatgactgaactacagcaaaaaaatataatatatatatatatatatcttataatatAAGATATACTAAATGTCCAATATATAGAAAGTAATTAGGTGGACAGTAGCAACTAGATCAGGGATGAGAAAGCCCCCAAACTGAACTATGAAGGGAAATGGGAACTAAAATTGCAGAGAAAACGAGGAAGTACATTATAGACTTAGAAAATAGACTATAAAGAAACAAGGTCTATGATGGGTTGTAGTGAATGAGGAACAATAAATTACCAACTTTAGCCAGGAAATAGCATATAATAAGGCTAGAAATGTTGGATGAAGCCATATTGTAGAGGGTTTTGAATACCTAAcagaagagtttgcattttatccttgTGGTCACAGGAACTCCTTGAACAGGGAAGTGACATGATTAAATTTATACTTTGGCAACTGTGTGAAAAATCAACTTGAAAATAGAGAGGCAAGGCAGAGAGAATGATTAAAAGACTCTCTGGCCTCCGAggcatttttaatttaaagacaGACAATTCAGAGGGTGACATGTATAAATAATTATAGCATATCTCTTATAGTTAGCTATCTTTAGCTTACATCTATGtttgaagaataaaaacaaatctagCTCTCAGCTGATTGATGTCTATATGAGTCCAAGTACCTATTTTTTctgatttataaatataatttaattttatctgAACTGATAAGTTATCTTGGTGTTACTTAAGTATATCTGTAAACAGTCAAATTTGACTCCAAAATAGTGTCATCACAAATAGGAAAGATTCTGGTACTAATGACTGCTGAACCAAGGAAGAAATATTCAttcatacaaaaaagaaaaaaacaaaggttTTAACTTCATGAATCTTGGGATCCTAAATCTGGAGAGCTCCAACAATAGTTCTTTTTATGAAGTTTTTGTCAGTAAAATAATACTGAATAGCTCAATTAGAATATAgcattaaaatgaatgttaatggTGAAGGGTAATATCTGGGCTGTGTAAGCAGCACTGGGGGATATAGATAAAGATACTAAATAATGCAAAAGCACTGATGTCCTGAGAACGTGCCACGATTAGCAAAGACTCTTATAGTACATACTAATTAGGTACTGTGGAACATCATTTTATGCCCTTCAACAGGTGGTATCTTCaaaagcaatggaaagtaatggcTCATCCAGTCTAAGTTGGATGTCTTAGACCTTCCAACCTACTCTGCCTTTTTTTTGCCAACCTAGTCTTACAGCTATGCTGTTATCCCTGTTAGAATTGTTGGTTGTTCATTCAGTTATGTCTGGCTCTTTGTAACCCAATGGACCATGCATGCCACGTTCTCAAACTGAGGAGCTCATCTCCTGATGGCATGCATTTTAAGACTgatcatgggattttcttggcaatgatacttgAATAATTTGCCATTTACTCCTCCAGTGGATCACTTTTTGTCAGAACTTTCCACTATAACCTGCCCATATTGGGTAACCTAACATGGTATAACTCATAGTTCCACTGAATTATGTGAGCCCATCAGATTTGTCAGGAAAAAGAAACATGCAAAAAGACTGAGATGTAAAGAGTGAAAATAgcacttttctttccattcatgGCAATATAAAGACTACTAATTTTGAGGAGGATAACACTACTATGGGTAAAGTTCTCCattaattactaaaataaatggcaAGCAGTAAAAATATGAAGAACAGTGGAAGCAGAAGAGTTCCTCTCAAGTCAGTTCTATTCAACAGACAGTTATTGAATGTGTGATTTCTAAGGCACTGTTCtaggaacaagaggaaaaagcaaaaatgaaagggTCTCTACCTCAAGGGATGGCAAGATTCAGATGAGAATATATGCATgcagataaatatatataaagtatacaatataatttttttaaagttagagcATTAACAAGTAGGAAGATTGGGAAAAGACAGCAATTGAACTGAACATTGAAAAGAAGCTGGAGATTCAGAGAAGTGGAGTAAAGGAAGCTTTTCATTTCAAGAATGAATGCTAGTCTGTACAGACCCAAAGATGATAATTAACCTGTCATGTATGGATAAGAGTAAAAGGCCATTTTGACCAGAAGTAGGGTATATAGCAGTTCACAGGTACCAAATAATCCCCAAAGTCTAGAAAACATGTTGTTATCATCAAAAATTCTGGATGTCGTGCTAATGAGTTActatggaaaatgaaaagatgtggcccccagtagtgagagtggaCCCCAGAAAAATCAAAGTCATGGTCTGACTAGAATCACTTTTCACATGAGGTCCCCAAAACCCTCCTTTCCAACCCCTCTTCTGCTGTACTTGGTAATAACTGGCTGTTCTTGACAAACCCATGGAAGCAAATATTTCCCTGAGATTCTGGgctagatggttacatatttactTGTGATTTATTACCCTATAGAAAACTCTCTAAACTTTGGCGAGGTAAACGAAGTCATTGTACTATGTAaaaagcttacctaatcccttagcctacatcactttctctataaaatacttaCTGTGATCAATAAACCTCGCCACTGATTGCTACAAGTTTCAGTGGCCCTCCTGATGCATGTCATCCTTCCCACCATGTCTCATTCTCCTCCCCCTTCGGGACCCCTGAATGTTTGTCAGGACCCCTTAGGGCCCCTTGTCATACTCCAAAGAATTAAAGGTTCAGGTGACCTAAAACATAATATAGAATTGGTGTTAATAGTTAGAACATATTATCAATGATGGATTTCACAGATGAACCACAAAAGATATACAATGAGAAAAAAGGTTGACCACTCATGGAGCAAGGGTAAAGGCCATTTAAAGGACAAACTGTATGTACTATGATTATTTAAAGAATATCAAGAGATCTAGAACTCCCCCACCAAGTTGACTGGTCTCTCTGTGGAGAATTTAAAGGAGAACATAGTCACAATTTATACAAAATAGGGTCTAGATGGATTGTGAACTGCATACTGAAAAGATGTCCGCATCAGTAAGATGACAGATTTGTTATTTTACGTAGGCTTTCTCTCAGCAAATAGGCTTTTGTAAATGAGGGAATAATAGGGAATTGGGTCAAGTGAGGGTCTACTTCTTCAGGTACAAACAGTATTTCCTCCATGCTACAATCTACATGAAGAACTATTGAGTCttggtgaggaaatggaggattaTTTTGAGTACGGAAGGCTATTCTCTATTTCCCATCAATTTATTACATCATAATGAAAGGCCTTTTGATGTGCTTATAAGCTAGAATTGGACATGTATCAAAAGGATTAAATAGAGAAACATTTTCTTTCAATCCTGGTAGCACTTTATACAAAAACTGCTTAAAGCCTATGGAATGGAGAAGGTTCAGGGGGACATTCTCTTACCGAGTCACCATGTGGTCATAATAAATTACAttgattttcttctatgtttGCAGCATTTATGTTTTCCTGAGGTCAGGTTGAATGAATATCAGAAGGAGATAGATCACATTGTAACCATGTTAATTTCATCATAAGAAATCACCAAATGTCCAGCAACTGGAATCTGCAACAGAATATTCCAGTACTAGAAAGATACCTCTGGCCTCTCAATGCTATTCTTAGCATCCTCAGGGTCATGCTCTGGAGACACGAACTTTCAGTAAAATAGGGATTAAAAAAGTGACTCCAGAGCCTATATAACAAATTGGGTATCCAGGGAAAAGagatcatatatttattattttatacatgTTTCCTTTCAGCAAACAGGTTTTCATGAGTGGTCTCCCTCCTAGAATGTTCCTTGGTTCCAGTTCCAGTCTGTGAGAGCACATCTAAtcaatttcattgatataatttGATTCAGAGTCAAGAAAAGCTAAAGAGTCAAAAATCTAAGTTAAATATGGCCAAACAAGTGTAGATGTTATAGCCCTAAGAAATGGATTATTGACTGTTTCATTTGGACTTTTCAATTCTAGATGTGGAATGGTGATGGTGGGAGTAGAGTCCCTAGACAAGACAGCTTGGGCTATGTCAATTTTGGAGCCACGAATCCAGGCTGAATGTTGCTTTCATTGCCATCAGgaaaatactgaaaatcaaaggttCTAGGTCACAAGTCCAAGGGTACTTTGGACTTGGAATTTGGTTGGATATGTGCTGAGTTAAGCTGAGACCTTAATCATCTTCCCTCCCCAAAGACTGGGGTGGTATGGGTGGAAATAATGTATCCTAGgtattggtggtggtggggaagaaTCTTTGTGTGTTTCCTCTTGTTTTACTTTTGgagtaaatattcctttgaaaAAACTAAACTGGCCATGCAGTGGATGAATGGAACTGAGATGCTAgggaatttcttaaaatattgagTATAGACTTGAATAAATGGTGGAGACTAGATGCTCCCTTGCACAATTAAGAGTGTCAGAGAACtacaaaggagggagggaatgtaACATACTTGGCCTTTAGGCAGTAGATGCCAGAGTAGACAAAATATAATGATATTCCTCACTGAGAAATATGATAGTTGTGGCCAAGAAATGATTACTGGGAAATGGAATATGAAGACATTAGCTATAATGATGAAGTGGATTTGGTTGATTTCCCCCTAGattgactaaaaataaataaaggtgaATCTCTaaagagttggaagagaaaaTAACCCTTGAAATAGTCATGCAATTCAGAtctaaataatcaaaataaaaagacaGTCTGTGTCAATCCTGTAACTCTTTCCCATTCTGAACAATTAACTTCTGAAGTACTTCTCAGAGATTTCTTAACCATAGGTTTTGGGGAAAGAGGTAAAAATATCAGCCTACTGCCTAGATACAGCAGTGGAGAGTTGAGAGGACTTGGAGGaggtaaaatatttctttttttactcttcCTCCTTGCTATTCCCAGAGGCATTCTGTGAACGTTTTTAGaaaatcccttctttttctctctcaaagatATCATTTGCTCCCATG
It includes:
- the MYCT1 gene encoding myc target protein 1 — protein: MDIMAKNATILESPWPENFWDDLIMSFTVSMAIGLVIGGIIWALLVCLSRRRASAPISRWSSSRRSRPYSHSLNRTGFYRHSGCERRSNLSLASLTFQRQASLEQANSFPRKSSFRASTFHPFLQCPPLPVETDSQLMTLPSTNTSPIINTTHSLSRPDFHWSNNSLRVGLSTQTPPPAYESIIKAFPDS